The region gtcatcaattttttcaatattgttatttaattcttctatattattcttCTCTTTTTTCTCTTCTTCCTTTAATTCctttaatttattataaactgtatatataccatatttttttttattataccCACCGTACATAAAACCATGTTTGCTTAACTgtcaaaaaaaaaaaaaaaaaaaaaaaattaaatatacatatgtaaAACTTGTAGTTACAAGAAAATTATACTTAACATTCtagtaatataaaaataaatataaatatataaatattatatacatatcaTTGTCATATATCTTACATAATCTCCATCAATATTCACACAGTTATAATTATCTTCCAAGTAATTCTCACAAGATTCCAACGATTTAACAATAATCgttttaaataaaatgttttttaagaattcatatattttgctattataatttacacattttattaaaggaacaatatttttatcattaggataattaaattcattaaatttttttatatttaataaagGTACTATGGTTAATTTGCCAAAGTAAAattctttaaaattaaattcTTTGCTTGTTTTTTCTTCCTTCTTCTTTTCTATAAATTCAACGATTTTTTTTGCTGTTTGCATATCTTCGACAATTAAAGTAAAATAGTGATTCTCCAAAATTGTATCAACAGCTTTAACATACGTTTTATCAACctacaaaaataaaaagcatatatatatatatatatttaatatgtgttcgtttgtttatttattggTATATGgacacatatatatatatatatatattatacatatgctttctttttgttcttattacatttatattgtCTATTAAAAATCCTAAAATGTTTTCTCTCTTTATGCTTTGCTCTGCCATTATAAGATCCACAATTTTCAGAATTTCCTTATTAGaactttttattatttcatcatacttatctaaaaaaaaaaaaaaattatattaaattcatacataatataatatgtttatatatttacattttactacaattatataagtttcatgattttttataaaaaacTATTTTTACCATTAACTTCAATAATTTGGcattttatttcatttaaatttgTTGTCCCTTCTGATATTTTTTGTTGACATTGTCTTTTTTGTTCAACACACTTTTCAGATTTCtatgaaattaaaaaattttaaaattaaaaaatttaaaaatattatatatttttcatgtacaatgtaaaaaaaaaaaataaataaataatataaaataaattattttaaaaagttCTTTTATCTTACATTgtttaattcatttatttcACTTCCATATTTTTCTGATAACGTTTCGTTTTCTTTTATGCTTTTCTTTAACATATTTGATTCCTCTTCTAATTCTTTCAAATacttttcatttttaatagtctacaaaaaaggaaaaggtattatgaatacataataaatattatatatatatatatatatatatatatgtatgtataaaaacattttatatatcttttagTAACCTCTTTTTCCAAAAAAGAAAGCTCTATATTGATATCATTTATCATcttttctatttttttcaCATTGTGGGAGTAATTTGCATctgtatttttattcttattttttgataaaagctaaaaaaaaagtaaaaaaataaatacatacatacatacatatatatatatttatttatttatttatatttacaataAACTAGTTATAAAAATTGCAAAACATATTAACATTTAGAAAATTACCATATTTATTTCgttattcttattttctATCTGTTTTTCCTTAGAAACTATATCAGTTTTGAGACTTTGCAGTTTTTCATTTACTCTTAGAATAAATTCATTAATTtgattaatatttttaattttgtttttattttgtgattcttttatatttttttctttaattttttcatcaaTTAACATTTTCAAATGTAcaatatttcttttattttgtatatctTCTGATATAGTTTTATTTAGATGATTTTGACATGAAGAAATTTCTAATTTCATCTTATTTAGTTTTTCATTACATTCtgatttattattattacttaaATTTAAATGGTTGTCTTCATCTTgtgttttatttttcaattCTTGCAATTTGGATTTTAATGTTTGTGTTTcttcataaatatttttataatttatttcattaaGAAAATAATCTAAATGaactttttctttttctaattttttatattctaaAAAGTTCTCAAATTCTTCTTGTAAACTTTCTAATTTACTATTCATTTCATTAAATTCTTGTTCAATAGTAGCTTTTTTAGAATCACATTCTTTTAACATAGACAAAGCgtcttttttcttttcttcaAAAATTTTAGCACCTAATATACTTTTTAAATAGTTTAATATCTCTTCATCTTTCATATTActtaattttattatttgtccttgtttaattatattatataaattattaatacaCAAACCGCAACTTTCCAATAATTCCACATATTGATTTTTACTAATATTCTTATCATTAACAAATATTTCACatttcatattttctaACACCTTTTTTATCTTAATTTCACTTTCTTTAAACATACTAAAATATTTCTCAGAATTATCAAAAATTATTTCCACATAACAATTGCGAACTGCATTCCCAATACCTTcatgtaaatatatttgtttgtACTCACATACATCACTTAATATAAATTCGATGGCTAGTAAAATATTGCTTTTCCCTGACCCGTTAAATCCAACTatacaacaaaaaaattaaaataaaatgaaataaaataaaatgaaataaaataaaacaaaataaaacaaaacaaaacaaaacaaaatgaatgtttttataaatatatacaataaatacacacatataaatataaataaatataatataaaattctaatgttatattaaaaaatgttcaTACCTATACAGTTGATCCCTCTAGTAAAATCAATTGTTGTTTCATTTTTGTACGTTCGAAAAccttttaatttaatttgttttatgtacattttatttatatttatttatatgtttgtcttatttcttttaattgGTCAGcaattaaataaatatttacatatacatacatatgtatatatgtaatatatatattgtacAAATGGTCAGTATTATTcttacaaaatattttaaaataataagatttttttaattattttcttaggatttatcatttaaagaaaaaaaatatatatgttatatattatataaatgtattttttttattcttattttttacaaaaaaaaaaaaagaaacttaaaaatttataaaatttacatttccacatatatatacatatatttagtataatattacatttatatatttattaaaaaaaatacaataaCTTGTATTATGTTTCTTTTAATCTTATGTTTTAATGCTTTACTTGTTATattacaataatatatatgttttactataatacatttattttttcttttttcttttattaatttttttttttttttaattgtgTATTTAAAAAGTTCATAAATAAGCTacttaaaaataatataacattcttaatatatttatagttttgtgttatatatatatatatatatatatatatatatatataatatatatatatttatttataattatatacacataatatatataatacataaaaacATAACATATTTGACTATTTATTAACTagtttattattaaaaattagataaacaaaaaaaaaaattataatatatataatatataataatattacatatacTAATCCATATTGctatataaaaacatataatacacaaattattatttatgtgtaaaatcatgaaaaaaaaaaaaaaataataaaataataaaattaaattaaattaaaaaaaatatttattttaaaattgcttttcttttttatatttctctAAAAGTTTTCTTATCTCAACTGATAgattttctatattatgaaaattcttatttttttcataatttattaaCTGCCTATGTAATTTATCAATATGCTCatataaaacattatatttaccctttttctttaaaattaaaagaatacattcaaaaaaatttaaagGAATAATctttaaattaaaaatatttaatacaATACTGAAAACTTTTAACGCAATTCTAACattttctataaaaaaaaaaaaattataataataaaattatatagatataCACCAATGGGAATGCAAATgcaaatataaatataaatacatacatatatataatatattaatatatagGGAGAacactttttttttttttttttttttttttttttaaatatttacCTTCAAAAAATGCAGTCTTCATTACAATGTAATATaattcaaaattttttgtttcttttgATAAGGAAAACATTTCAAATTCTTTGAATATCAAATTATTCTAAAATGAGgacacaaaaaaaaaaaaaaaaaaaaaattgaaaataaagatgt is a window of Plasmodium gaboni strain SY75 chromosome 4, whole genome shotgun sequence DNA encoding:
- a CDS encoding putative chromosome associated protein: MYIKQIKLKGFRTYKNETTIDFTRGINCIVGFNGSGKSNILLAIEFILSDVCEYKQIYLHEGIGNAVRNCYVEIIFDNSEKYFSMFKESEIKIKKVLENMKCEIFVNDKNISKNQYVELLESCGLCINNLYNIIKQGQIIKLSNMKDEEILNYLKSILGAKIFEEKKKDALSMLKECDSKKATIEQEFNEMNSKLESLQEEFENFLEYKKLEKEKVHLDYFLNEINYKNIYEETQTLKSKLQELKNKTQDEDNHLNLSNNNKSECNEKLNKMKLEISSCQNHLNKTISEDIQNKRNIVHLKMLIDEKIKEKNIKESQNKNKIKNINQINEFILRVNEKLQSLKTDIVSKEKQIENKNNEINMLLSKNKNKNTDANYSHNVKKIEKMINDINIELSFLEKETIKNEKYLKELEEESNMLKKSIKENETLSEKYGSEINELNNKSEKCVEQKRQCQQKISEGTTNLNEIKCQIIEVNDKYDEIIKSSNKEILKIVDLIMAEQSIKRENILGFLIDNINVDKTYVKAVDTILENHYFTLIVEDMQTAKKIVEFIEKKKEEKTSKEFNFKEFYFGKLTIVPLLNIKKFNEFNYPNDKNIVPLIKCVNYNSKIYEFLKNILFKTIIVKSLESCENYLEDNYNCVNIDGDYLSKHGFMYGGYNKKKYGIYTVYNKLKELKEEEKKEKNNIEELNNNIEKIDDELRNIYDTKSSTVAKKNGCASTINSINNNIYSNEENIRLTSEKINYIQEKKQNLEQHKDQLKMQILQLRNNNVNPDESEKVGTTDINTLNDEVKKLKEELNKIRNEYDDFKNKLELLYQKRNENDSSIYMEEYEDVDIDEYNKELADKKDHSDKIEKEKIHYEQKIREINKEMENVKSSIDKILINEKKHKKKILDLCHQMNQMNEELRILEGKEENIRKKKVLLPQGIQELEEYRTYDKQQLSAKLKSVTMELKKYSNVNEKAGDRLNILMNDFNELKKRHEEINSSHKNIKDMIQHIGKKKDEALEATYVKINKYFSEYFSLLFKNRKASLVLKKMNEKEYKEKLQEMSEKRIKRRIIDEEVYIDKITGISINITSNDDEKMNYTIQELSGGERSIVAICLFLCLNKIDNFSFFFFDEIDAALDTIHRDNLSLLLKELAQRGTQFIITTFRKELLEYSDNMYIVKIVDRESYISKGTKNEAHEIISIEEKHAIEN